In the genome of Aerosakkonema funiforme FACHB-1375, the window CATAAATTCGCATTCCTTCTGGAGGAATTGCATACAGTTCTTTACCAAAGGTAAATCCTACACACTCTATTTCATAGTTGAGTTTTTTAAGTACTTGTCCTAGTAAAAATGCTCGGACTGCTCCACCTCCAGAAAAGTCACTAACGACTAATGTAACTTTTATACTCATATTTTACTTCTCTTTATTTTATAAGTAAACGTTATCTTTTGAGGATTTTGTCAAGTTAAATAACGGTGATAATAGGGAAAGAATTTTTTGAGAGCGCGGCCCTCTGTACTTTTGATAAAGTATAAAGCTAGGCACGAACGATCTCAAGGAATAAAGTAATTTCAGTAAGGTAGCATTATTAACTTTTACTTTTTTATCTAAAAAATATACCGGAGAGCGAATAATTTTCATTAACCGCTCAAAATTGTCCTTGTCTTTTTCTCTAATTGTGTCTTGCACTAAAAAATTTATGCCACTTTCGCAAAGCGGCAGTAAGTCTTTGTGTTTGCTATAAATGGTTTCATAGAAAAGAATATAATACCCTTTCATGTAAGACCACTTATTAGTTCTATTAGTGCGATGCTTTGTATAGAAAGCACCAACAATAGGCGTATAAATAAAATTTACTCCGGCGAGCGCCAGGTCTAATGTAAAATCTCTATCTTGCAGAGCTTTAAGACTTTCATCAAACATTTTTTTACTAAAAATGCTTCTATTCATCAACAAGCATTGCTGCAATAATGGAAATGGAGAATCAGCTAAAAAATCAGGTATAAGTAAGCGCTGAATTAATTGTTCTTTTGTCAAATCTCCGACAATATTTGACTGCCGATCGGTAATATTTTGTTCCCCGTCTAGAAAGACACGCTCGTAATCGCAATAAAACACCGTATTTTGTCGATCTACACCCTTTAAATGATTTAATTGAAATTCAGTTTTACGATCGTCGATCCAATCGTCTCCATCTAAAAATTGAATCCACTCGCCTTGAGCTTGCCTAAACCCAAAATTACGAGCAGAAGATACCCCTCCATTTTCTTTGTAAAAATATTTTATTCGAGAATCGAGCCTCATTAAATTCTCGACTACCTCACGAGTGTTATCGGTAGATCCATCATCGACAATCAGGCACTCTAGGTCAATAAATGTTTGGTTAAGTACACTTTTAACTGACTTTTCTAGGTAGCGATCCTGATTGAAACAAGTAACAACAATAGATACCAGAGGAGGCATTTTCAAGCAATCCTATCATTCAAAATCAACTTTCCATTTAGGCTTTTTGTCGTTCAAGCATGACGCTGTTGGTGCCACTTCCAGGCATGAGATACGATCTCAGATAAATCTGGGTATTGAGGATTCCAGCCCAGGATTTGTCGGGCTTTGTCGCTACTGCCAACTAAGACGGGTGGGTCGCCAGGACGCCGATCGCACTCAATAGCTTTAATTTCCCGTCCTGTGATCGCCCTAGCGGTTTCGATCGTTTCCTTCACCGAAAAACCGCCGCCATTCCCTAAATTAAATACCGCACTATCCCCCGACTCCAACAAATATTTCAGGCCCAAAACGTGCGCTGCGGCCAAATCGTTGACGTGAATATAATCGCGAATGCAAGTACCGTCTGGGGTCGGGTAATCTGTACCGAAAATCGAGACTGATTCTCGTTTTCCTAACGCAGTCTGTAACACTAAAGGAATTAAGTGCGTTTCCGGATTGTGGTCTTCCCCCAGCAAGCCATCCGGATCGGCACCGGCAGCGTTAAAGTAGCGGAAGCAAACAGATTTTAGATCGTAAGCAGCATCAAAATCCGAGAGTATCCGTTCTACCATCAACTTGCTAGCACCGTAGGGATTGATGGGATTTTGGGGATGATCTTCGGGAAGGGGAAGAACTTGGGGTACACCATAGGTGGCGCAAGTGGAAGAAAAGACAAATTTCTTCACGTCGGCTGCCAACATAGCTTCTAACAGCGTGAGAGTTCCGTAGACGTTGTTACGGTAGTATTTGGCTGGATCGGTCACAGACTCGCCCACATAAGCAAAAGCGGCAAAGTGCATGACGGCGGCAATGTTGAGCCTGGAGAAAAGCCGATCGAGCAAAGGGCGATCGCTCGTATCCCCAACAATTAACTCTACCTGCAAAACCTTCTCTACCACATCTCGGTGTCCGTAGATCAGGTTATCCAAAATAACTACATCGTAACCGGCACGTTGCAGCGCCAGTACCGCATGGGAGCCAATATATCCAGCTCCCCCTGTGACTAAAATGGTTGGTTTATCTTGTGGCACTTGTTTTAAGGATATTGCTAGTCAACTATTTTCAGGCGACCGACTTGGATGTAATCAAAGATGTGATTGATTTGGCGGCGGTCTTCGTCAGTGAGTTGCGCGTCTGAAAGAATGGCACAAGTCAGCAACATATGTTGCTTGCGGCTAATTTGACCCGCAACCAAAATTTGATCGACAATCTGTTTAGCTCCTAAAGTTGTTTTGCTCGGTACGCCCCCTTTCATACGTGACTAACTCCCTTACCGATAAGTAAAAAATAATTAAGACATTCCGATCGTGTTGGGTTTTCTGGAATTTATCAGTCGCTACACTCATTCTAGTGAAGAAGTTTCTATAGAGGTATTTTTTCATGCAGGTTCATCGGCTCCCAGCACTCTCGGACAACTATATATTTGTCTTGCACGATACTCAAGAAAATGTCGCAGCTGTGGTCGATCCGGCAGAAGCGGAACCAGTACTGCGTTTCCTTGATAAAATTGCGGCTGTATTAGTGGCTATTTTTAACACTCACCATCACAGCGATCATGTGGGCGGCAACAAGCAGCTGATGCAACGCTTTGCCAATCTCCGCATCTACGGAGGGGGAGAGGATTTTGGTAGAATACCGGGACAAAATGTGTTTTTGCGGGAAGGCGATCGCGTCCAGTTTGTCGATCGCATCGGCGAAGTGTTTTTTGTCCCCGGACATACCCGCGCCCACATCGCCTACTATTTTCCCTCAAATGTGGCGGATGAGCCAGGGGATCTGTTTTGCGGCGATACTCTCTTTGCTGGTGGTTGCGGTAGGCTCTTTGAAGGCACTCCCTCCCAAATGATATCCTCCCTAAGCAAGATCCGCGCTTTACCCGACAATACCAGAGTTTGGTGCGCTCACGAATACACGCTGAAAAACTTACAATTTGCCCTGACTGTAGATGGTAACAACCCAGATTTACAAGCCAGATACACTCAAGTCAAGGAGTCTCGCAGTCGATCGGAAGCTACCGTACCATCGCTTTTGGGGATAGAGAAGCGCACTAATCCGTTTCTGCGCTGGGATAACCCGCATTTGCAAGCAGCGGTAAAGAGTGACGAATCGGTGCAAACTTTTGCCAGACTGCGGGGAATGAAAGATAGATTTTAGCGAAGATTGGCAGTTGCGATCGACCCCCCTATTTCGCTACTATGGTTTGTTCGGATCTGATTAAGCAGCCTGTTCAGGAAAGCTCATGGCCAAACGCATTCAATTAGTTTTAACTCAGGATATCAGCAAGCTGGGCAAATCCGGCGATTTAGTAGAAGTGGCTCCCGGCTACGCACGCAATTACCTCCTTCCCAAGCAATTTGCTACTTTTGCCACCCCAGCAATTCTCAAGCAAGTGGAACGGCGCAGAGAAAAAGAGCGCCAGCGCCTTTTGGAACTCAAGGAAGAATCGATCGCGATCAAAGCAGCGATCGAAGCTGTCGGTCGCTTTAGCATTGCCAAACAGGTGGGCGAAGCAGATGCTATCTTTGGAACAGTTACTGGCCCGGAAGTCGCAGAAGCGATTCAGCAAGCTACCGGCAAGGAAATCGATCGTCGCGGTATCACCCTACCCGAAATTCGCAAGACCGGTACTTATAAAGCTGAAATCAAGTTGCACCCAGAAGTAACCGCAACAGTAGATATTGAAGTAGTGGCTAGCTAAGGGAATTTTGGATTTTGGATTTTGCGCGAAGTGGGCGTCTTGGCGGTGACCGTCACGATGCTCACCTTCGCAAGAGAGGATTTTGGATTGCCATTAGTCATCGATCGTTAGTCTTTGGTAAAAGGCTGTGTATTAATGGCTCATTGCTAATCAATGAACTTAAATAAAAATCTAAAATCTAAAATCTAAAATCTAAAATCTAAAATGATTTATGGTTGACTCACGCAATTTTCAACCGATTGGCGATCGTCTCCCTCCGCAAAATATAGAGGCGGAAGAAGCTATTTTGGGCGGCATCCTGCTAGATCCGGAAGCGATCGGCAGGGTGCTGGATATCCTCGTACCAGATGCTTTTTCCCTGGAAAGTCATAAAATTATCTATCAAGCAGCGCTGACTCTTCACGCGCAAAGCAAGCCGACGGATTTAATGACAGTCGCTGTCTGGCTTTACGATAACGATCGGCTTGACAAAGTGGGAGGTCAGAGTAAGTTAGCGCAACTGATCGATCGTACCGTCTCCGCCGTCAACATCGACCAGTATGCCAAACTCGTAGCAGAAAAATATCTGCGCCGCAAATTAATTCAAGCCGGTCATAAAATTGTCGATCTCGGACACGAGACAGCCACCGAATTGCCGATCGTACTCGATCGAGCAGAACAAGAAATTTTCGGCATTACTCAAGAACGACCTCAGCAAGGTCTGATATCGATCGCCGAAACGCTTAACTACACTTTCACCGAACTTAACAATCGCAGTGAAAATGTAGCGCTACCCGGACTCACCTGCAATTTTTACGACCTAGACGCCATGACTGGCGGTTTTCAGCGTTCTGATTTAATTATCGTCGCCGGTCGCCCTTCAATGGGAAAGACCAGTTTTGCCTTGGGAATCGCTCACCAAATATCGAAAACACATCAATTTCCTGTTGCTATTTTCAGTCTGGAAATGTCAAAAGAGCAACTGGTGCAGCGATTGCTTGCTAACGAAGCCGAAATAGAAAGTAACCGTTTGCGATCGGGACGCATCAGTGAAAATGAATGGGAACGGTTAAGCCCTGCATTTGCTACTCTATCCGCCCTACCAATTTATATTGACGATTCCGCCAATATAAGCGTTACGGAAATGCGTAGTCAAGCGCGTCGTTTGCAAGCAGAACAGGGGAGAGAAATCGGATTAATTTTAATAGATTATTTGCAATTAATGGAAGGCGGAAGCGACAATCGCGTTCAAGAATTATCGAAGATTACACGCAATCTTAAAGGTTTAGCTCGCGAGATGAATACTCCCGTTATTGCCTTATCTCAGTTGAGTAGAGGAGTTGAATCGCGTACAAATAAGCGACCGATGCTGTCGGATTTGAGAGAGTCCGGTTCGATTGAACAAGACGCGGATTTAGTTATTATGTTATACCGCGACGTTTATTACAATCCCGATTCTCCAGATCGAGATATCGCAGAAGTTATTATCGCCAAACATCGGAATGGCCCCACAGGGACAGTCAAACTTTTGTTCAATTCGCAGTTTACTCAGTTTCGGAATTTAGCTAATTGACACTCTCCCGTCAAGCTACGCTGTGACGGGGAGATTCTTGGTTCACCGAGCGACCTTGCTTAAGAACTGTTTCCAGGTTTAAGTATAGGGTCATCTCTCCACAAGCGTTAATTTCGGTATGCCCTACCGTATTTGATATATAGCCAAGTATCTGTAATGCCTTAATTAAAATGTTCCGTGCTGCATTTTCATCCCTGTCTAAAATCACACCACATTTACAAATATGGGTACGAACAGACAGAGATTTTCTAACAGTTTCGCCACAATTAGAACAATTTTGGCTGGTGTAATGAGGTGGAACTGGTACGGCTACTCTGCCAAATTTAATAGCAAAGTATTGTAACCATTCTCTAAATTGCGACCAAGAGGCATCACTAATTGATTTAGCTAAGTGACGGTTTTTCACCATATTACGCACTTTCAAGTCTTCATACGCCACGATGTCGTTAGACATCACTACGCACCTTGCCAACTTCACGGCAAAGTCTTTACGCTGACGAGAGACTTGCAAGTGTTTTCTGCCTAATCGGTTAATAGCTTTTTTCCTGTTGTTAGAACCTTTAACCTTTTTAGAAACTAGACCCTGCAATCTTTTTAATTGCCTTTCCGACTTTCTCAAGTATCTAGGATTATCAACTTTTTCACCATTACTATCAGTGTAGAAATGGGCTAAACCTACATCTAACCCTAGAGTTTTACCTGTAGGTTCTAATGTTTGTTTAATATCTACGCTAATGCAGAACTGGCAGTAGTAACCATCAGCACGTTTAACTAGCCTAACTCTCTGTATTTGGTCTACGGGGTAAAAATGCAGGTCGTAAGTACCGACAAGCTTAAATATTCCCATTCCCTTCTTATCGGTGAAGGTGATAGTTTTCTTATCGGGCGAAAGCTTCCAGCCTGATTTTTTGTACTCTACAGAGCGTTGATTCTTTTTGAATCTGGGAAAACCTTTCTTACCTTTAATCTTCTTTTTACAGTTATCGAAAAATCTGGCAATCCCTGACCAACAACGTTCCGATGATGCCTGTCTAGCCGTCGAGTTGAGTTCATTTACAAAGGAAAATTCTTTGGCTAATCTGGTGGTATATTTGTTGAGGTCGTATTTATCTGTACCTTTGTTATCCATCCAGTAGCGCAAACACTTGTTACGGATGAATTGAGATGTACGGATCGCCTCATCTACCGCTTTATACTGCCAATCTTTTCCTTTTAATTTGAACTCGTAAACTATCACAGCTATCGACCAAATCCTAATATTTATCCTAACACGGTTAGCGCAAAATGTTGACCTATCTTTGTGGGGATGCTGCACGTTTATATGTTGGTCTGGTTTTCATCCCCCCGTTACACCGTAGGTTAACGGGGGGATGAAAACCAGACATTTAAGATAAAAAATATCGGCCTTTTCACATCGGTGATAATTATACCTGAGCGAAAAAGGCCATGTTTTTGTTAACTAATCCTCAACAATTCCACATCAAAAATCAATGTTGCATTGGGAGGAATCACACCACCAGCCCCGCGAGACCCATAACCCAATTCTGCGGGAATAATTAACTGGCGACGCCCACCGACTCGCATCGTACTGATACCTTCGTCCCAACCTTTAATCACCCGTCCGCGTCCCAAGGGGAAAGAGAAAGGTTGATTGCGATCGCGGGAACTATCAAACTGGCTTCCATCTTCAAGCGTGCCAGTATAATGTACAATAACTGTTTGACCAGTTTTGGGAATCGCTCCAGTTCCCTCCACTAAATCAATATATTTCAATCCGGATTCTGTGGTAACAACTTTACCGTTACCAGCCTCTTCATTGCTGGCGGGTTTTTCTGCACTTGACATTGTGTTATCTGCAACTAAAGTTTGATTAATAGCCGACCTGGTAATTGTAGGTTGAGTTGGAGTCAATTCGGATGCGTTCGCTGTTTTTTCAGGGCTGAGAATTTGTGCAAACACCACAATCAACCCGCAGGCGAGCATAATCCCCAAGCTGATCAGAATCTCTTTCAAAATCAGTCCTCCGTACCTCTAAAGCCTCTGAGATCTCAAATCCTACCAGCTTTTCTCAACGCCAGAGCTTATTCTCCAAATCCCGCACCTGACGTTCCAAACGGTCAATGCGTCCGCGCAACTCATCCATCTCAGACTGACGGGGAACACCCAGATCCTGCATCATATTGCGTATCTGCCGTTGCATCTGCGCTTCAAAATTTCCCTGGTCGCTTTTTAACTGCTGCATCAAATCATCGACCATTCCCTTCGCCTGGTCTGGATTAATTTTGCCCTCCTTCACCCATTCATCACTCACTTCCCGGATTTTGTCCGCTACCAAAGATGTCGTGCCAACACCAATCAATAGTAGCTGCTTGAGCCAGTTATTGCTGTCCATGCTGCCTTCCACTCACTTACTCAAAAGGGCGATCGAATGTAGCCCATAAAGGTATGCTGGAATCTTAGTGTTCCAGTATCCAGTACTATTGTGTCAAATTTGCCGATCGCCTACAGATTCGGTCGAGGTTCGCCTAATGCTTATCGAATGGCTTAAGTTTAAGGTTGCCCCAGAACGGCGGGAAGAGTTTATCGATAACGATGCCGAAATCTGGACACCTGTGATAGCAAGCAGTCCCGGATTTCTGGGCAAAGAAGTTTGGATTAATCCCACCGAACCGACGGAAGTTATCATGGTAATTCGGTGGGCAACTTGCGAACAGTGGAAATCGTTTCCTCAAGAGTTATTAGACCGAACGGAAGAGAAGTTTGCCCAAGCAATGGGAAAGTCCTATCAGATGCTTGAGTCACTCGAATATCAGGTACGGAAATTCCCCTCAACTCATCCATAACAAAATCAATCCGCAAAAAAGCGATCGCCGCAATGCCCAATTGCCCCCGCTGTCACCAACCGGTTAAAACCCAAGCAGTTACCTGTCCCCATTGCCGTCAGGTTCTCAAAGCCCACGGTCATCCCGGTATACCCCTACACCGAGCTGCTGGGAAAGAATATTTATGCGATAGCTGCACCTACCATGCAGACGATACCTGTACTTATCCCCAGCGTCCCTTAGCTAAGGAATGCACGCTCTATCACAACCGCTTTCAACCGGAACCGCAGGTTATCCAGCCTCTCAAAACCGATCGATCCCTGCGTTTCTGGTTTGAGAGAAACCTAACTTGGGTACTTTTGCTCGGTTTATTGGGAGTCAGTTTTTTAATTACTTTAATGCGATAGTCCAAGAAAATATTTGCCAGTACTGTAACTAATATCCGCTGTTTGGTTACCAAGCATTTAGCAGGTTCTTAATTGCACCTTTCCCTCTTCCCTTTCCCTCTTTCCCCTAACCCCTAGCTATAATTCACTCGATCGCTTACCATGCCAAATTGCCCCCGCTGTCATCAACCCGTTCCCACTCAAGCAGTCACCTGCCCCCACTGTCGCGAAATTCTCAAAGCCTACGGTCATCCCGGAATTCCCTTGCATCGAGCCACTGGGGATGAGTATTTATGCACTAGCTGCACCTACCATACAGACGATACCTGTAATTATCCCCAACGCCCTTTTGCTAGGGAATGCACCCTTTACGACAACAATCTCGAACCCGAACCGCAAGTCAGTATTCCCCCCAACAGCAACCCATCCTTGTGCCAGTTGTTTGAGAGCATATTAAGATCTTTTTGGAACTGAACAGTCAAAAATTGGATGTTTTGACACAACAGCGAATATTTTTTCCTCATCCAAGAGTCTTTGAAATTCAACGACGAGTATTTTCCTGTCACGTTCTTTCTTTTGACTGAGTAACTTTTTCTAGCCCCGACGTGCCAGTCCCTCTGCTTCCACAACCGAGTGACTTTGTGCGGCAGAAATTTTTTGTTGAAAGACTGCTAAATCGAACCAGAAAGTCGTACCGATGCCGACTTCGCTGACCAAATTGATTTTGGTGTGATGCTTTTCAATAATATTACGGACGATCGACAGTCCCAAACCAGTTCCTTCCAGAGTATGCACGCGGTTTTCCACGCGGAAGAAGCGATCGAATATTGCTTGTTGATCTTCCGGTGCAATCCCGATCCCCGTATCGGCAACTTCAATCCGCACGACTTGATTTTGAGTATGCGATGCTTCTGACTCCTGTTGTACTGAATAGGCGCGGATGACCACCCGTCCTCCGGCTTCGGTAAACTTGAGTGCATTACCGACCAGATTGGCGAATACTTGTAGGAGCAAGTCGTAGTGACCTAAAACTGAGGGTAAATCCGGTTCGATTTCGTGTGCTAATTCAATGCCTTTATCGCGAGCGTTCAGCTGATAAGTTCGCAAAGTTTGCTCTATAGGCAGCCCAATTTCCACCGCCTCAAAGTGGTAAATTCGGCAGGAAGATTCCAAGCGCGACAAATCGAGAACATCGTTGACGAGGCGGGTGAGGCGGTCTGTTTCGTTATTCGCCGCTTCCAAGAACTCCCGCTGCTGTTCCTCTGTGAGGTCTTCCCCAAATTCGTGCAGCGTTTCGATGAAAGATTTGATACATTGCAACGGCGTTCTCAGCTCGTGGGAAACATTGCTGATGAAATTGCTTTTCGCTTCGTTCAGTTCCACCTCGCGGGTAATATCCTGCACCGTCATCGCAATTCCTTTGATGCTCTCGCGGTATTGATCGAGAACATTGGTTAGCAAAATGCGAACAGTACGGTTTGTGGGTTGACTGAGGGTAATGCGGAATTCTGCACCTTCTTTGTAGCCGTTGCCCGATGCCATTTGATACAACGGTCTTGTCAGTTCCATTGATACCGAAGAAGGCAAATAGTGGAGAACATTTTCCCCCACGATATCGATGCCATCCCAAGCGAAGATTCTTCGTGCGGTAGGATTGACGAGAATTACGTGCAAATGAGTATCGAGTAACACAGCACCATCTGCGATCGTCGAAACCAGAGTTTCCAATTTGGCTTTTTCGGCTGTTAGTTCTTCGATATTTTGCTCTTCGTAACTTTCCAGCTTTTCTGCCATTTCGTTGAAGCTGGAGATCAACTCGCCCAGTTCTCCTCCCAAAGGTAGGTCGATTCGCTGTTTAAAGTTACCGGCGGCAATATTTTTTACACCGACTAGCAATTCTTTAATCGGTTTGGTGATTGTCAGCGCGTTGAAAACGGCACCGAGAATCACCATTACCCAGATCGACACAAAAACTGCGATCGTCACATCCCGCGTCAGATTGGAGGAAGTGACAACGGTGGGATTGGGGTTAATGCCGATCGCTAAAACCCCCAGGTACTTGCCTTGGTGAGTGAGGGGGACAAACACATCCGTCACTACACCATCAGGCGTCATATGTTGCCGCACCATTGTCAACTCTGGATTATCGGCCCAATCTGCTGGCAATTGCATCCGCCGCTCAATGGTGAGGGAAGTTTGCACCTCCGAGTCTGAAAAGGGAATCCCAAAAAAGATTTTGCCAGCTTCATCGGCGTAGAGCATATAGCGCACGCTGGTGGTGCCGACGTAGAAGCGTTCGGAATATTGGGCAACTTCACTCAGACTTTGTTCTGCAATTAATGGGGCTACGTTGGCGGCTAGCAGCTGACCCAAATCGCGACCGAAGCGGGTGTCGTTGAGATGGGCATCCTGTTGGATTGTATTCACTGCCCAAAAGGTAAGGCCACTCATGAGCAAGGAAACTACCAGGGTAGCTGCTGCCATTAACCGCGTCTGGAGTGTAAACTCCGACCACCAATGGGCAATGACTTCTCGGATTGTTTTCAGAAGAGCCAGCATTTTAGCAAGGATGAAGGACGGGGGATGAAATAGAATTGTAAAGTTTTTTTACTCTTTCCTTTTTATAGCTTTTTGAGCTATGTCTCGCCGAGAGTACGCGCCTTCAAATTGAATCCGATCGACTGCGGCATATGCTGTAGCGATCGCTCCTTCTATATTTTCCCCGATGGCCGTAACTCCCAGAACTCTCCCGCCGTCGGTGAGGGGATGGGGAGAATTTTCTGCTGGAGCCGAAAGTTTCGTGCCAGCATGAAAGACGATCGCTCCGGTTGTTTGGGCTGACTCGATGCCGGTAATTAATTTACCTTTTTCGTATTCGCCGGGATAACCGCCGGAAGCCATGACTACACAGACGCAAGCTCCCGATTTCCACTCAATTGGCGGCATTTCGGCCAATCGCTGTTGAGTACAAGCTAGCATCAAATCTTCTAAGGGCGTTTCCAGTAGAGGTAAAATAGCTTGAGTTTCCGGATCGCCAAAGCGACAGTTAAATTCCAGCACTTTTGGCTCGCCGGACGGCGAAATCATCAATCCAGCGTAGACAACGCCTATATAGGGAATACCGCGTTTTTGTAAAGTTGCGATCGTCGGTTGCAAAACTTCCTTTTCCACTCGTTCCAGCAACGCTGGGGTACATAGGGGCGCTGGGGCATAAGCTCCCATACCGCCCGTGTTTGGGCCAGTATCCCCGTCACCGATGCGTTTGTGATCCTGTGCGGGTAATAAAGGTCGAATTGTCAAGCCATCTGTGAGAGCTAAAACGGAAACTTCTTCACCGATTAAACATTCTTCGATCACTACCTGGGCGAAATTGCCCTGAAAGATATCTTCTACGGCGGCTACAGCTTCCTCAACTGTTTGGGCGACGGTGACGCCCTTTCCGGCTGCCAAACCATCCGCTTTAATTACAATTGGTGCGCCTTCGGCTTTAATGTAAGCGATCGCCTCACCCGCATCTGTAAAAACAGCAGACTTAGCCGTAGGTATTTCCGCTTCTGCCATCAAAGCTTTCGCCCACGCCTTACTCGCCTCAATCTCCGCACCCGCTTTTGTGGGGCCGAAAACAGGTATATTTTGCGAGAGCAGGTAGTCCGCGATTCCCAAAGAAAGGGGCAATTCTGGGCCAACAGCTACCAGAGAAACGTCATTTTCTTTTGCAAAACGCGCAATTGCTTCAAAATCTTCTACCTTAAGGGGTAGATTCTGGCAACGTTCCATAACTGCTGTGCCGCCATTGCCAGGGACGCAGAATACCCGCTCAACCTGGGGAGATTGCAGGAATTTCCAAGCCAAGGTGTGTTCCCGTCCACCATTGCCAACAACTATAATCTTCACATTATCCTCGTGCGATCGATATCCAATTTTTAAGGATAAAATGAAATAATTGAAAATTGTAGATTTCCAATTTCAGATTGTAAATTTAATGTTAATTTTAAATCTGAAATTTTACATCCATACTCATCCATCACTTTAGGCAATTTATGAGTACGAGTATTGTTACGGGGGCTGCCGGTTTTGTTGGCTCTCACTTAGTTGAAGCTTTATTGAACCAAGGAAAGCAAGTCATCGGAGTAGATCATTTTAACGATTACTACGATCCCAGCTTGAAGCAGAAGAATATTGCCAGTTTTGAGAATCACCCAAATTTTAAATTAATCGCGGATGATATCCAATCTGTGGACTGGGCGATCGTACTCGCCGATGCAGAAGTAGTATACCATCAAGCCGCTCAAGCTGGAGTTCGTGCCAGTTGGGGTGATGGCTTCCGCGCTTATACGGAACGGAATATTAACGCCACACAAGTTTTACTGGAAGCAGCAAAAGAAGCCAAAAATCTCCAGCGGTTTGTGTTTGCTTCCTCTTCCTCCGTATACGGAAACGCCGAAACTCTGCCAACTTCCGAATCTGTTTGCCCTCAGCCTGTCTCGCCATACGGTATGACCAAGTTGGCTAGCGAGCA includes:
- the rplI gene encoding 50S ribosomal protein L9 gives rise to the protein MAKRIQLVLTQDISKLGKSGDLVEVAPGYARNYLLPKQFATFATPAILKQVERRREKERQRLLELKEESIAIKAAIEAVGRFSIAKQVGEADAIFGTVTGPEVAEAIQQATGKEIDRRGITLPEIRKTGTYKAEIKLHPEVTATVDIEVVAS
- the galE gene encoding UDP-glucose 4-epimerase GalE; its protein translation is MPQDKPTILVTGGAGYIGSHAVLALQRAGYDVVILDNLIYGHRDVVEKVLQVELIVGDTSDRPLLDRLFSRLNIAAVMHFAAFAYVGESVTDPAKYYRNNVYGTLTLLEAMLAADVKKFVFSSTCATYGVPQVLPLPEDHPQNPINPYGASKLMVERILSDFDAAYDLKSVCFRYFNAAGADPDGLLGEDHNPETHLIPLVLQTALGKRESVSIFGTDYPTPDGTCIRDYIHVNDLAAAHVLGLKYLLESGDSAVFNLGNGGGFSVKETIETARAITGREIKAIECDRRPGDPPVLVGSSDKARQILGWNPQYPDLSEIVSHAWKWHQQRHA
- a CDS encoding RNA-guided endonuclease InsQ/TnpB family protein — protein: MIVYEFKLKGKDWQYKAVDEAIRTSQFIRNKCLRYWMDNKGTDKYDLNKYTTRLAKEFSFVNELNSTARQASSERCWSGIARFFDNCKKKIKGKKGFPRFKKNQRSVEYKKSGWKLSPDKKTITFTDKKGMGIFKLVGTYDLHFYPVDQIQRVRLVKRADGYYCQFCISVDIKQTLEPTGKTLGLDVGLAHFYTDSNGEKVDNPRYLRKSERQLKRLQGLVSKKVKGSNNRKKAINRLGRKHLQVSRQRKDFAVKLARCVVMSNDIVAYEDLKVRNMVKNRHLAKSISDASWSQFREWLQYFAIKFGRVAVPVPPHYTSQNCSNCGETVRKSLSVRTHICKCGVILDRDENAARNILIKALQILGYISNTVGHTEINACGEMTLYLNLETVLKQGRSVNQESPRHSVA
- the gloB gene encoding hydroxyacylglutathione hydrolase; translation: MQVHRLPALSDNYIFVLHDTQENVAAVVDPAEAEPVLRFLDKIAAVLVAIFNTHHHSDHVGGNKQLMQRFANLRIYGGGEDFGRIPGQNVFLREGDRVQFVDRIGEVFFVPGHTRAHIAYYFPSNVADEPGDLFCGDTLFAGGCGRLFEGTPSQMISSLSKIRALPDNTRVWCAHEYTLKNLQFALTVDGNNPDLQARYTQVKESRSRSEATVPSLLGIEKRTNPFLRWDNPHLQAAVKSDESVQTFARLRGMKDRF
- a CDS encoding FKBP-type peptidyl-prolyl cis-trans isomerase; protein product: MKEILISLGIMLACGLIVVFAQILSPEKTANASELTPTQPTITRSAINQTLVADNTMSSAEKPASNEEAGNGKVVTTESGLKYIDLVEGTGAIPKTGQTVIVHYTGTLEDGSQFDSSRDRNQPFSFPLGRGRVIKGWDEGISTMRVGGRRQLIIPAELGYGSRGAGGVIPPNATLIFDVELLRIS
- a CDS encoding phasin family protein, with product MDSNNWLKQLLLIGVGTTSLVADKIREVSDEWVKEGKINPDQAKGMVDDLMQQLKSDQGNFEAQMQRQIRNMMQDLGVPRQSEMDELRGRIDRLERQVRDLENKLWR
- a CDS encoding TIGR03792 family protein yields the protein MLIEWLKFKVAPERREEFIDNDAEIWTPVIASSPGFLGKEVWINPTEPTEVIMVIRWATCEQWKSFPQELLDRTEEKFAQAMGKSYQMLESLEYQVRKFPSTHP
- a CDS encoding glycosyltransferase family 2 protein, encoding MPPLVSIVVTCFNQDRYLEKSVKSVLNQTFIDLECLIVDDGSTDNTREVVENLMRLDSRIKYFYKENGGVSSARNFGFRQAQGEWIQFLDGDDWIDDRKTEFQLNHLKGVDRQNTVFYCDYERVFLDGEQNITDRQSNIVGDLTKEQLIQRLLIPDFLADSPFPLLQQCLLMNRSIFSKKMFDESLKALQDRDFTLDLALAGVNFIYTPIVGAFYTKHRTNRTNKWSYMKGYYILFYETIYSKHKDLLPLCESGINFLVQDTIREKDKDNFERLMKIIRSPVYFLDKKVKVNNATLLKLLYSLRSFVPSFILYQKYRGPRSQKILSLLSPLFNLTKSSKDNVYL
- the dnaB gene encoding replicative DNA helicase is translated as MVDSRNFQPIGDRLPPQNIEAEEAILGGILLDPEAIGRVLDILVPDAFSLESHKIIYQAALTLHAQSKPTDLMTVAVWLYDNDRLDKVGGQSKLAQLIDRTVSAVNIDQYAKLVAEKYLRRKLIQAGHKIVDLGHETATELPIVLDRAEQEIFGITQERPQQGLISIAETLNYTFTELNNRSENVALPGLTCNFYDLDAMTGGFQRSDLIIVAGRPSMGKTSFALGIAHQISKTHQFPVAIFSLEMSKEQLVQRLLANEAEIESNRLRSGRISENEWERLSPAFATLSALPIYIDDSANISVTEMRSQARRLQAEQGREIGLILIDYLQLMEGGSDNRVQELSKITRNLKGLAREMNTPVIALSQLSRGVESRTNKRPMLSDLRESGSIEQDADLVIMLYRDVYYNPDSPDRDIAEVIIAKHRNGPTGTVKLLFNSQFTQFRNLAN